A region of Paraburkholderia sp. BL23I1N1 DNA encodes the following proteins:
- a CDS encoding PLP-dependent cysteine synthase family protein — MILNKVTDLIGNTPILSISIPAKNARLLLKIEKNNPGGSIKDRMARNMIVAALKSGRLSAGGVVVESSSGNTGIGLAIAAVEFGLRFIAVVDHHAAPDKIAVMRALGAEIRYVEGTYREDEVAVVERQRLAAGLASEIPGAVFMNQSDNAANAGGYSDFVREVIGEVGGVDAYVGCVGTGGSMTGIARGLKVHNPQTKTIAVEPDGSIVFGQPGHAYYQSGTGTPEGDTVGLVLDYSCIDMGAQVSDAQAFETARYMAKRTGLLVGGSTGGVIYKALEFIQCGLIGGNVVAAVADGGEKYLHTVFSESWLKERDLLDPQIWDRLDGWFGQESFVETPRELPRLHAV; from the coding sequence ATGATTTTGAATAAAGTGACCGACCTGATCGGTAACACGCCGATTCTCAGCATTTCCATTCCAGCAAAGAATGCCAGGCTGCTGCTGAAGATCGAGAAGAACAACCCGGGCGGAAGCATCAAGGACCGCATGGCCCGCAACATGATCGTTGCGGCGCTCAAGTCGGGGCGGCTCAGCGCCGGTGGCGTAGTGGTGGAGTCGTCTTCCGGGAATACGGGTATCGGCCTCGCGATCGCGGCCGTGGAGTTCGGACTGCGATTCATTGCGGTAGTCGATCACCATGCGGCGCCGGACAAGATCGCGGTCATGCGCGCGCTCGGTGCGGAAATCCGCTATGTCGAAGGCACCTATCGGGAAGACGAGGTCGCGGTGGTGGAGCGGCAGCGCCTCGCGGCTGGACTGGCGAGCGAGATTCCAGGCGCGGTGTTCATGAATCAATCAGACAACGCGGCCAACGCAGGCGGCTATTCGGATTTTGTCCGGGAAGTCATCGGCGAGGTTGGCGGTGTCGATGCGTATGTTGGCTGCGTCGGCACGGGCGGGTCGATGACCGGCATCGCTCGCGGGCTGAAAGTGCACAACCCGCAAACGAAAACGATCGCCGTGGAACCGGACGGATCGATCGTGTTCGGCCAGCCGGGGCATGCCTATTATCAGTCCGGCACCGGCACGCCGGAGGGCGACACGGTGGGTCTCGTGCTCGACTACAGCTGTATCGACATGGGCGCGCAGGTCTCCGATGCGCAGGCGTTCGAGACGGCCCGTTACATGGCCAAGCGCACAGGGCTGCTGGTCGGCGGATCGACCGGCGGTGTGATCTACAAGGCGCTCGAATTCATCCAGTGCGGCCTGATCGGCGGCAACGTGGTGGCCGCCGTGGCTGACGGCGGAGAGAAGTATCTGCATACGGTCTTCAGCGAGAGCTGGCTGAAGGAGCGCGATCTGCTCGACCCGCAAATCTGGGATCGGCTCGACGGCTGGTTCGGCCAGGAAAGCTTTGTCGAGACGCCGCGCGAATTGCCGCGGTTGCACGCGGTATGA
- a CDS encoding IS5 family transposase, with the protein MCGCRFIVRASRWGGPKTGPNPTDRARPGSKHHVLVDANGVPVSVIVTGANRNDVTQLLPLVDAIPPIRGTRGRPLRKPKVIYADRGYDSDSHRRRLRERGIRPVIARRRTEHGSGLGKFRWVVERTHSWLHGFRRLRIRFERRSDIHEAFLKLACSLVCWNIFSRTERPF; encoded by the coding sequence ATATGCGGCTGTCGATTCATCGTCCGTGCGAGCCGTTGGGGCGGGCCAAAAACTGGGCCAAACCCCACCGATCGCGCACGACCAGGGTCCAAACACCACGTCCTCGTAGACGCGAACGGCGTTCCTGTCAGCGTGATCGTGACCGGCGCGAACCGCAACGATGTCACGCAACTGCTGCCGCTGGTCGACGCTATCCCGCCGATTCGCGGCACTCGTGGCCGACCGCTTCGCAAGCCCAAGGTCATCTACGCCGACCGTGGCTACGACTCCGACTCGCATCGCCGCAGACTTCGCGAGCGTGGCATCAGACCGGTCATCGCCAGGCGCCGCACCGAACACGGCAGCGGCCTCGGCAAGTTCCGTTGGGTCGTCGAACGGACTCATTCGTGGCTCCATGGTTTCCGTCGTCTTCGCATTCGCTTCGAACGCCGATCTGACATTCATGAAGCATTCCTCAAACTAGCCTGCTCACTCGTCTGCTGGAACATCTTCAGCCGAACTGAGCGCCCTTTTTGA
- a CDS encoding transposase: MPAPIIDDELWALIEPLLPPPKPRRRRYPGRLPVSDCAALNGILLVLKTGMRWNHLPTRLGFGSGATCWRRLHGWQQAGVWDKLHGLLLDKLRESGQLDFSYAAVDSSSVRAVGAGQKLGQTPPIAHDQGPNTTSS, encoded by the coding sequence ATGCCGGCACCTATCATCGATGACGAACTGTGGGCACTGATCGAACCGCTACTTCCACCGCCCAAACCGCGACGCAGGCGGTACCCTGGACGGCTGCCGGTCTCGGACTGTGCAGCACTCAATGGCATCCTGCTCGTGCTGAAGACAGGGATGCGATGGAACCATCTCCCGACCCGCCTGGGCTTCGGCTCTGGAGCGACTTGCTGGCGTCGGTTGCACGGCTGGCAGCAGGCCGGAGTGTGGGACAAGCTGCACGGGCTACTGCTCGACAAGCTGCGCGAATCTGGCCAGCTCGATTTCTCATATGCGGCTGTCGATTCATCGTCCGTGCGAGCCGTTGGGGCGGGCCAAAAACTGGGCCAAACCCCACCGATCGCGCACGACCAGGGTCCAAACACCACGTCCTCGTAG
- a CDS encoding TonB-dependent siderophore receptor, with product MLSRLCRIARRSSASPFEPPADRFNPLALSMRLAFAGALTTGFGTSAYAQAQTGTTQEVSKDTKELPAVTVNAESGGDLPETYAGGQLARDGRVGLLGNKSVMDTPFSVSDYTSKRMEDQQAVTLAEVLNKDPSTRFTGQIGGVTDSFFIRGFPVNEGNLSEVAFDGVYGVSPNYHLFTEYLERVEVLKGPAALLYGMSPNSGVGGVINVMPKRPLNKDLTRVTLDYASDSKVGEAIDLSRRFGSERQFGIRFNGLHRQGGTPLDNQKSRAEVGALSLDYQGERFRASLDVIEQYQWVDAPTRPFLVASGIQVPSAPDGRRNVTQSWGWWKSNDTSTLLHAEYDVNDHVTVFGDAGGTKSDVSRLSDQTPTILNSAGDTAATPQNWKFQINRSTADTGVRTQFSTGAVKHAVVLQANVYQDRIASASNSGKAILSNIYSSIASPEQNVSAPTSVPKLSASTLSGVALADTMSMLNERLQLTLGVRQQHVQSDNFSATTGARTSSYNESATTPLVGLVVKPWQNVSFYANYIEGLSKGDIAPTTASNAGQVFAPYKTKQEEVGVKLDMSGVLATLAAFRITKPSGQLYGTVYSVDSEQRNQGLELNVSGEPLKGVRLLGGVTLLDATLTKTNSAATVGNRPVGVPTWMANVGTEWDLPWVPGFTLTGGVNYTGREYVNQANTQSVPSWTTVDLGARYQTRLYGKSTTVRAGLLNAFDRKYWSGVASYGTISLGAPRTIFLSASVDF from the coding sequence ATGCTATCCCGCCTTTGTCGCATTGCCCGCCGGTCATCCGCTTCACCGTTCGAGCCGCCGGCCGACCGTTTCAACCCGCTGGCTTTGTCCATGCGCCTTGCATTTGCAGGAGCGCTGACAACGGGTTTCGGCACGTCTGCCTACGCGCAAGCGCAAACCGGGACGACTCAGGAAGTCAGCAAGGACACGAAGGAATTGCCCGCCGTGACGGTCAACGCAGAGTCGGGCGGCGATCTTCCCGAAACCTACGCGGGCGGTCAGTTGGCACGTGACGGACGTGTAGGACTGCTTGGCAACAAGAGCGTGATGGATACGCCTTTCAGCGTCAGCGACTACACCTCGAAGCGGATGGAAGACCAGCAGGCGGTGACCCTGGCTGAGGTGTTGAACAAGGATCCGTCCACGCGGTTTACCGGGCAGATCGGCGGCGTGACTGACTCATTCTTCATCCGCGGCTTTCCGGTTAACGAAGGGAATCTGAGCGAGGTCGCGTTCGACGGCGTGTATGGCGTTTCGCCCAATTACCATCTGTTCACGGAGTATCTGGAGCGCGTCGAGGTGCTCAAGGGGCCGGCCGCGTTGCTGTATGGAATGTCGCCGAATAGTGGTGTCGGCGGGGTGATCAACGTGATGCCAAAGCGCCCTTTGAACAAGGATTTGACCCGCGTCACGCTCGACTATGCGTCGGACTCCAAGGTAGGCGAGGCGATCGATCTGAGTCGCCGTTTCGGCAGTGAGCGTCAGTTCGGCATCCGGTTCAACGGCTTGCACCGTCAGGGCGGCACGCCGCTGGACAACCAGAAGTCGCGCGCCGAGGTGGGGGCGTTGTCGCTCGATTACCAGGGCGAGCGGTTCCGCGCTTCGCTCGACGTAATCGAACAGTATCAATGGGTCGACGCGCCCACGCGCCCGTTTCTCGTGGCGTCGGGCATTCAGGTGCCCAGTGCGCCGGATGGCCGCCGCAATGTTACCCAATCGTGGGGCTGGTGGAAATCCAATGACACGTCGACGTTGCTGCATGCCGAATACGATGTCAACGATCACGTCACCGTCTTTGGCGACGCAGGCGGGACGAAATCGGATGTCTCGCGACTTTCGGATCAGACGCCGACCATTCTGAATTCAGCGGGCGACACCGCGGCCACGCCGCAGAACTGGAAATTCCAGATCAACCGTTCGACCGCGGACACGGGCGTACGCACCCAGTTCAGTACCGGTGCAGTCAAACATGCCGTGGTGCTGCAGGCGAACGTCTATCAGGACCGCATCGCGAGTGCGAGCAATTCCGGTAAAGCGATTCTGTCGAACATCTATTCGTCGATCGCGAGTCCGGAGCAAAACGTGAGTGCGCCGACAAGCGTACCCAAGCTTTCGGCGTCGACGCTTTCGGGTGTGGCGCTGGCCGATACCATGAGCATGTTGAACGAACGACTGCAACTGACGCTCGGTGTGCGTCAGCAGCATGTCCAGTCCGACAACTTCAGCGCGACCACGGGGGCGCGGACATCGTCGTACAACGAGAGTGCCACCACGCCGCTGGTCGGCCTTGTCGTGAAGCCGTGGCAAAACGTGTCGTTCTACGCCAACTACATCGAAGGGCTCAGCAAAGGCGATATCGCCCCCACAACCGCGTCGAACGCGGGCCAGGTTTTCGCGCCCTACAAGACGAAGCAGGAAGAGGTCGGCGTCAAGCTCGATATGAGCGGCGTGCTGGCGACGCTGGCTGCCTTCAGGATCACCAAGCCGAGTGGCCAGTTGTACGGCACCGTTTATTCGGTCGATAGCGAGCAGCGCAATCAGGGGTTGGAGCTAAACGTATCCGGCGAGCCGCTGAAGGGCGTCCGCCTGCTGGGCGGGGTGACGCTGCTGGACGCCACGCTGACGAAAACCAACAGTGCCGCGACGGTGGGTAACCGGCCTGTCGGCGTGCCGACGTGGATGGCCAATGTCGGCACCGAATGGGACTTGCCATGGGTGCCCGGTTTCACGCTGACCGGCGGCGTCAATTACACCGGTCGGGAATACGTCAATCAGGCGAACACTCAGTCCGTGCCGTCCTGGACGACGGTTGATCTGGGCGCCCGCTACCAGACCAGACTGTACGGCAAATCGACCACCGTTCGGGCCGGCCTGCTTAACGCGTTCGACCGCAAGTACTGGTCGGGTGTCGCCTCGTACGGAACGATTTCGCTGGGTGCGCCGCGCACTATCTTTCTGTCGGCTTCCGTGGACTTCTAA
- a CDS encoding NAD/NADP-dependent octopine/nopaline dehydrogenase family protein: MTATMESAVLPLNVVICGGGRTGHLAAVLFKQISGVRVSLLTGSPEVIDRYRRSENGITAWMPDDTTCAARLDAVTSEPATALADADVVIITVPAHVRPALLNAIAPHLPAEKPVYVGAIPGFCGFDWLAERALAARPNAVIWGMKDVAHTAFDLQPGVSIRMGGAKSTLYVGTHARETEASRAALLTHLKRLYASPVELLDDFLEITLTPGNPIMHSSVIYGLIGPYGQWHDKAFSTPLCWWTDCPELGAYFLERSDEESRMLCKAVEQRLGVNLSSIKPLKQEIIEAYDDQIRDHGTMLSVLRTNQAYDAIEAPLIPTKDRSGYLIDKESRAFHEDVAFGLALLVEMAGRLEMRLPHIEEIFHWNVSYMDGLRSSALDYFPETWPA; the protein is encoded by the coding sequence ATGACGGCGACGATGGAGAGCGCCGTGCTGCCGCTCAACGTGGTCATTTGCGGCGGTGGTCGAACCGGCCATCTCGCCGCCGTGCTGTTCAAGCAGATTTCCGGTGTGCGCGTTTCGCTGCTGACGGGCAGCCCGGAGGTGATCGACCGCTATCGCCGCAGCGAGAACGGCATCACGGCATGGATGCCGGACGACACGACGTGCGCTGCCCGTCTCGACGCTGTCACGAGCGAGCCGGCCACGGCGCTCGCCGACGCGGATGTCGTCATCATCACGGTGCCCGCTCACGTCAGGCCGGCGCTGCTGAACGCGATCGCACCACATTTGCCGGCGGAAAAACCCGTCTACGTCGGCGCGATTCCGGGCTTCTGCGGCTTCGACTGGCTTGCTGAGCGCGCATTGGCGGCCCGGCCCAATGCCGTCATCTGGGGCATGAAGGACGTGGCGCATACCGCTTTCGATTTACAGCCCGGCGTGTCGATCAGAATGGGCGGCGCGAAGAGCACGCTTTACGTCGGCACCCACGCACGCGAAACGGAAGCGTCGCGCGCTGCGTTGCTCACGCACCTGAAAAGGCTCTACGCGTCGCCCGTCGAATTGCTGGATGATTTTCTGGAAATCACCCTGACGCCCGGCAACCCGATCATGCACAGTTCGGTGATCTATGGGCTGATCGGACCTTACGGGCAATGGCACGACAAGGCGTTTTCTACGCCGCTGTGCTGGTGGACCGATTGCCCCGAGCTCGGCGCGTATTTCCTCGAACGCAGCGACGAGGAGAGCCGCATGCTATGCAAGGCCGTCGAGCAGCGGCTGGGTGTGAATCTATCGTCGATCAAACCGTTGAAGCAGGAGATCATCGAGGCGTACGACGATCAGATTCGCGACCACGGCACGATGCTATCGGTATTGCGAACCAATCAGGCCTACGACGCAATCGAGGCCCCGCTGATCCCGACCAAAGATCGCAGCGGATACCTGATCGATAAGGAAAGCCGCGCATTTCATGAGGACGTGGCCTTTGGCCTCGCATTGCTGGTCGAGATGGCCGGGCGTCTCGAGATGCGCTTGCCTCACATCGAAGAAATCTTTCACTGGAACGTGTCCTATATGGACGGCCTGCGCAGTTCCGCCCTCGACTACTTTCCCGAAACCTGGCCAGCGTGA
- a CDS encoding bifunctional salicylyl-CoA 5-hydroxylase/oxidoreductase, producing the protein MRIVCIGGGPAGLYFGLLMKSRNPAYDVTVVERNHPYDTFGWGVVFSDQTLGNLRAADAPSANAILDAFNHWDDIEINFRGSQIRSSGHGFCGIGRKRLLNILQARCEELGVKLVFETQVTDDSAYEADLIIACDGANSAIRQKHTATYKPAIDMRDCRFVWLGTKKLFDAFTFAFEETEFGWFQAHAYRFDDQTSTFIVETPEHVWRAAGLDEMSKEDSIAFCEKLFAKYLDGNALLSNAAHLRGSSQWIRFPRVVNEEWVHWRRNADGTQTPLVLMGDAAHTAHFSIGSGTKLALEDSIELANSMSAHPGDLPAALKHYTDVRSIDVLRIQNAARNSTEWFEHVDRYTSFEPEQFAYSLLTRSQRISHENLRERDASYLSTFEDWLAHRSGVDRAPEQHSVPPMFTPFKLRGVTLKNRVIVSPMAQYSAVDGIAGDYHLMHLGARAMGGAALVMTEMTCVSPEARITLACPGMYAPEHLTAWKRIVDLVHRQSDAKIGIQLGHSGAKGSTRVSWEGIDQPLDEGNWPLVSASPQQYLSGVSQVSHEATRDELDEIEAQFVRATQMSAEAGFDWLELHCAHGYFLSSFLSPLTNQRTDEYGGSLDNRLRYPLQVFKAIRAVWPQDKPISVRISANDWVEGGTTPDDAVHIARAFKAAGADMIDVSSGQVSKQEKPVFGRMFQTPFADRVRNEAGIATIAVGAISEADHVNSIIAAGRADLCAIARPHLANPSWTLNEAAKIGYFDVTWPKPYTAAKSQLERNLERERAQAAANAGLSAQERAQRAEGTS; encoded by the coding sequence ATGCGAATTGTCTGTATCGGCGGCGGCCCGGCCGGCTTGTACTTCGGTCTGTTGATGAAGAGCCGGAACCCGGCGTATGACGTCACGGTGGTCGAGCGCAATCATCCCTATGACACCTTCGGCTGGGGCGTGGTTTTCTCCGACCAGACGCTAGGCAATCTGCGTGCCGCCGACGCCCCGAGCGCGAACGCGATTCTCGACGCCTTCAATCACTGGGACGACATCGAAATCAATTTCCGCGGCAGCCAGATTCGCTCGTCGGGTCACGGCTTCTGCGGCATCGGCCGCAAACGTCTGCTGAATATCCTGCAGGCGCGCTGCGAAGAACTGGGCGTCAAGCTGGTTTTCGAAACCCAGGTGACGGACGACTCCGCCTACGAAGCCGACCTGATCATCGCCTGCGACGGCGCCAACAGCGCAATCCGTCAAAAGCACACGGCCACCTACAAGCCCGCGATCGACATGCGCGATTGCCGCTTCGTCTGGCTCGGCACCAAAAAGCTCTTCGACGCCTTCACGTTCGCCTTCGAAGAAACCGAGTTCGGCTGGTTCCAGGCCCACGCCTATCGTTTCGACGATCAAACCTCCACGTTTATCGTAGAAACGCCGGAGCACGTGTGGCGCGCCGCCGGTCTCGACGAAATGAGCAAGGAAGACAGCATCGCGTTCTGCGAGAAACTGTTCGCCAAGTATCTGGACGGCAATGCGTTGCTATCGAACGCCGCGCATTTGCGCGGGTCGTCGCAGTGGATTCGCTTCCCGCGCGTCGTCAACGAAGAATGGGTGCATTGGCGCAGAAACGCCGACGGCACACAAACGCCGCTCGTGCTCATGGGCGACGCGGCGCACACCGCGCACTTCTCGATTGGCTCGGGCACCAAGCTCGCGCTCGAAGATTCGATCGAACTCGCCAACAGCATGAGCGCGCATCCGGGTGATTTGCCCGCCGCGTTGAAGCACTACACGGACGTCCGCAGTATCGACGTACTGCGCATTCAGAATGCCGCGCGCAATTCGACTGAGTGGTTCGAACACGTCGACCGCTATACATCGTTCGAACCGGAACAGTTCGCGTATTCGTTGCTTACGCGCTCGCAGCGGATTTCGCACGAAAATTTGCGGGAGCGTGACGCAAGCTATCTCTCCACGTTCGAAGACTGGCTCGCCCACCGCTCAGGCGTCGACCGCGCGCCAGAACAACACTCCGTTCCGCCGATGTTCACGCCCTTCAAGTTGCGCGGCGTCACGCTGAAAAACCGCGTGATCGTCTCGCCCATGGCGCAATACTCGGCTGTCGACGGCATCGCCGGCGACTATCACCTCATGCATCTCGGTGCCCGCGCCATGGGCGGAGCCGCGCTGGTCATGACGGAAATGACCTGCGTATCGCCCGAAGCGCGCATCACTCTCGCGTGTCCCGGCATGTACGCGCCGGAACATCTCACGGCGTGGAAGCGCATTGTCGATCTCGTGCACCGGCAGTCGGACGCAAAGATCGGAATTCAGCTTGGGCACTCGGGCGCCAAAGGCTCGACACGCGTTTCGTGGGAAGGCATCGACCAGCCACTTGACGAGGGGAATTGGCCGCTAGTGTCCGCTTCGCCGCAACAATACTTGAGCGGCGTCAGTCAGGTCTCGCATGAAGCCACGCGGGACGAACTGGACGAAATCGAAGCGCAATTCGTGCGCGCCACGCAAATGTCCGCGGAAGCCGGCTTCGACTGGCTCGAACTGCACTGCGCACACGGCTACTTTCTGTCGAGCTTCCTGTCGCCGTTGACCAACCAACGCACCGACGAATACGGCGGCTCGCTCGACAATCGTCTGCGCTACCCGTTGCAGGTCTTCAAGGCGATCCGCGCAGTCTGGCCGCAAGACAAGCCGATTTCCGTGCGCATCTCCGCTAACGACTGGGTGGAAGGCGGCACCACGCCTGACGACGCCGTGCACATTGCGCGTGCCTTCAAAGCCGCCGGCGCCGACATGATCGACGTCTCGTCGGGCCAGGTCAGCAAGCAGGAAAAACCTGTGTTCGGCCGCATGTTCCAGACACCGTTCGCCGACCGTGTGCGCAACGAAGCCGGCATCGCCACGATTGCCGTCGGCGCGATCTCGGAAGCGGATCACGTGAACAGCATCATCGCGGCGGGCCGCGCGGATCTTTGCGCGATTGCGCGTCCGCATCTGGCCAATCCGTCATGGACCTTGAACGAGGCCGCAAAAATCGGCTATTTCGATGTGACGTGGCCAAAGCCCTATACGGCAGCCAAGTCGCAACTCGAACGCAATCTCGAACGTGAACGTGCCCAGGCTGCGGCGAACGCAGGCCTGTCGGCACAAGAACGCGCGCAACGCGCAGAGGGAACGTCGTGA
- a CDS encoding Y4yA family PLP-dependent enzyme: MLQPLLDPAISSLVFDSQGTLLKLVGQYGSPLNIVWPDMLRRNVEAFRAVLNRHNVQSEIYYGAKVNKSLGLVRAAVEAAIGVDVSSIYEMRDALRARIEPARLCATGPAKTRVFHAALIANGALIAVDSVEEFNDLDALVREIGLDRPTRVLLRYRPATCATSRFGMGADDLLACLRRLTGLKNRFLFEGFHFHLGGYGHESRVQAVRELTRFVVAARDMSLAPTILDIGGGLPVQYIDSEAYEAFLRAQHSSDYRNGKVPASFYPYGGPVGACEWLDRFLQAPCADGLSVARYLDAMQLTLAIEPGRSLADQTAISVFRITRVKSLAADQVVIFAEGSSFSACETWFASEFLVDPILVPAQVDSEDDGRPVRAWIAGHSCLDEDVITNRLIHFQRRPKTGDLLVYANAAGYQMDMLENEFHRHPMPRRISVVYNAAGGMQISPDDRMEYRNDFE; this comes from the coding sequence GTGCTGCAACCGCTTCTCGATCCGGCCATTTCCAGCCTCGTCTTCGATTCGCAAGGCACGTTGCTGAAGCTGGTTGGGCAGTATGGTTCGCCGCTCAATATCGTGTGGCCGGACATGCTGCGGCGAAACGTCGAAGCCTTTCGCGCCGTGCTGAACCGGCACAACGTCCAGTCTGAGATCTACTACGGCGCGAAGGTCAACAAGTCGCTGGGTCTGGTGCGCGCGGCCGTCGAAGCTGCTATCGGCGTGGATGTCTCCAGCATCTATGAAATGCGCGATGCGCTGCGAGCCAGAATCGAGCCAGCCAGGCTTTGTGCCACAGGTCCCGCCAAAACCCGGGTATTTCACGCAGCGCTTATCGCCAATGGCGCATTGATCGCGGTCGACTCCGTCGAGGAGTTCAACGATCTCGACGCGCTTGTCCGTGAGATCGGGCTGGATCGCCCGACGCGGGTGCTGCTGCGTTATCGGCCCGCCACGTGCGCAACGAGCCGCTTCGGCATGGGCGCCGACGACCTGCTGGCATGTCTGCGGCGTCTGACCGGGCTAAAGAATCGGTTCCTGTTCGAGGGATTTCACTTCCATCTTGGCGGCTATGGTCATGAATCGCGCGTGCAGGCCGTGCGTGAGCTCACCCGCTTCGTGGTCGCCGCGCGCGATATGAGCCTCGCGCCGACGATCCTCGACATCGGCGGCGGTCTGCCGGTTCAGTACATAGATAGCGAAGCGTACGAGGCGTTTTTGCGTGCGCAGCACAGTAGTGACTACCGGAATGGCAAGGTGCCCGCGTCGTTTTATCCGTACGGCGGCCCGGTCGGCGCGTGTGAGTGGCTGGACCGGTTTCTTCAGGCGCCGTGTGCCGACGGCCTCTCCGTTGCCAGGTATCTCGACGCGATGCAACTGACTCTGGCCATCGAGCCCGGGCGGAGCCTCGCCGATCAGACTGCGATCTCCGTTTTCCGGATCACGCGCGTCAAGTCGTTGGCGGCGGACCAGGTTGTGATTTTCGCGGAAGGCAGCAGTTTCAGCGCGTGCGAAACGTGGTTCGCCTCCGAGTTTCTGGTGGACCCAATCCTTGTGCCGGCACAGGTCGACAGCGAGGACGACGGGCGACCAGTACGCGCCTGGATTGCCGGGCACAGTTGTCTCGACGAAGACGTCATCACCAATCGCCTGATTCATTTTCAAAGGAGGCCGAAAACGGGCGACCTCCTGGTGTATGCCAACGCCGCGGGCTATCAGATGGACATGCTCGAAAACGAATTTCACCGCCATCCTATGCCGCGCAGGATTTCCGTGGTCTACAACGCCGCGGGCGGCATGCAGATTTCACCTGACGATCGAATGGAGTACCGGAATGATTTTGAATAA
- a CDS encoding DUF1488 domain-containing protein, producing the protein MALLGRVREKLIAVLQFPNPSRSYDASRHCVCFWGYDNSREITFMVDDAILRNLQPGVGSDEKSVLGAFDEFREKVLEIAKKQYAGGPQNRYLIS; encoded by the coding sequence GTGGCGCTACTCGGCCGTGTGCGAGAAAAGCTGATCGCGGTGCTTCAATTTCCCAACCCCAGCCGTAGCTACGATGCCTCCCGACATTGCGTGTGTTTCTGGGGGTACGACAATTCGCGCGAAATCACCTTCATGGTCGACGACGCCATCCTCAGAAATCTGCAACCTGGCGTTGGATCCGACGAAAAGTCGGTGCTTGGTGCCTTTGACGAGTTTCGCGAAAAGGTTCTCGAAATCGCAAAGAAGCAGTATGCCGGCGGTCCGCAGAATCGGTATTTGATTTCATGA
- a CDS encoding entericidin A/B family lipoprotein produces MTRLIALFLIAGTAFLAGCNTVAGAGEDISKGGQAIHNTAEQAK; encoded by the coding sequence ATGACGCGACTCATTGCTCTGTTTCTGATCGCCGGTACCGCGTTCCTCGCGGGCTGCAACACCGTTGCGGGTGCGGGCGAAGACATTTCGAAGGGCGGCCAGGCCATCCATAACACGGCCGAGCAAGCCAAATAG